CGACAGAAGGTACTTGAGGACGAAATAGCTCGGGCGGACGGCATTGCCGCTCGCCCCGACGATCGCGATCCGTTTCACGCTCGCCAGGATCGCCCGGATCTCGTCGTCGTCATAGGTTTCATCGGACATGCCCACCGCCTCAGTCACGCCAGATCGGCGCGCGTTTCCCGATGAATGCCTCGATCCCCTCGGCGGCATCGTGCTCCATCATATTGCGTACCATCACGTCGGCGGCGAAATCGTAGGCGTTCCCGAGCGGCATCTCGACCTGCCGGTAGAAGGCCTCCTTGCCGATCTTCACGGTCGCTGCGGACTTAGAGGCGATCCGCCGCGCCATCGCGAACGCGGCATCGCGCGCACCACCGTCATCGACCACTCGGTTGACCAGCCCCCAGTCCACCGCATCCTCCGCCGAAATCATCTCCCCGAGCAGCAGCATCTCCATCGCCCGCTTACGCGAGACATTGCGCGAAAGCGCAACCATCGGCGTCGAGCAGAAGAGCCCGATGTTGACGCCCGGCGTGCAGAAGCTGGCGGAGCGGGCCGCCACTGCGAGATCGCAGCTCGCAACCAGCTGGCAGCCGGCGGCCGTCGCCGTCGCGTGCACCGCGGCGACCACGGGCTTGGGTGAACGCACCACCGTCTGCATGAGCCGCGCGCAGAGCCGCATTGTCTGCGCGAAGAACTCCCGCCCACCGTCCGGGTCGGAGCGATGCGCGGTCAACTCCTTGAGGTCGTGCCCGGCACAGAACACCGGCCCCTCGGCCGCGAGCACGATGACCCGCGTCTGCCTGTCGTCGGCGGCGAGATCGATCGTGCGCTGCAATTCCCCGATCATCGCCAGCGAGAGCGAGTTGCGCTGCTTCGGGCGGTTGAGCGTGAGCTCGAGAACGCCGTCCACGAGCCGTGACAGGACCGCCGGCTGGCTCTCCGTTCCGTTCTCGATCGTCTTGTCTGGCATCATGACAGGCCTCCTTGGCAAACCACCTGCCGCCGCCGGAACGACCCGTGCGGCCGGCGATCCCGTCCCGCACCCACCTATTGCCGCGCAGCCTCGAGGATGCGCTCGTAATACTCGCGCACGAGCCTGATGTTCTCGGCATTGTCGAGCGCCGGCTGTGTCGAGAGCATGTCTTCGTAGATCTCGATCAATTCCTTGCGCGCCTCTTCGTCGATGCCCGGCTCCTTGCTCACCTCCTCCATCTGTTCGCGCAGCTTGTCGCGCGGGTCCGTGAACTCCCCGGTCGCCGGATCGATCGCCGTGAAATAGAGGCCGATCGTGTTCTCCACCTCGATCATGTGCGCAAAGCTCTCGAACCCGGCCTCGCGCGCGATTTCCTCGAGACGCCGCTCGTTATCCGCATCGGCCAGAACCGGCGCGGCGTTGGAGCCTTCATCGGCCTCAACCGCGCCCATCACGACGGCCATCATCTTGGGCCGCGCCAGTATGAAGGCCTCGATGTACGCCGGTGTCAGATCGACGAGGCGAACGTCGTCGAAGAAGGCATCGGACGGGCTGGCGTCATCCTCCTGGAAGGCCTCGTCACCCTCCTCGTCCGCCGTCTCGACACCCTCGCCGGCC
This sequence is a window from Hyphomicrobiales bacterium. Protein-coding genes within it:
- a CDS encoding enoyl-CoA hydratase, coding for MPDKTIENGTESQPAVLSRLVDGVLELTLNRPKQRNSLSLAMIGELQRTIDLAADDRQTRVIVLAAEGPVFCAGHDLKELTAHRSDPDGGREFFAQTMRLCARLMQTVVRSPKPVVAAVHATATAAGCQLVASCDLAVAARSASFCTPGVNIGLFCSTPMVALSRNVSRKRAMEMLLLGEMISAEDAVDWGLVNRVVDDGGARDAAFAMARRIASKSAATVKIGKEAFYRQVEMPLGNAYDFAADVMVRNMMEHDAAEGIEAFIGKRAPIWRD